GGTACCGAAACAGGGTGACTTGTACTGGGCGGGGAAGGTACTTTCTGAAGGATGATGGTGGGAAATTCTCTCTGAAAGATTGACATCTGAGCTGAGAACAGAGTGAGGACACTGGGGGAAGGGTGTTGTACACTTCCCAAGGGCTGAGTCCTTGAAGCCGGAATAAACACTACCTACAAGTATTTGCTTGTGTAATGAATGAGTGTGGAAAGCAATAGACCGGCAGCTTGAAGGGGACAGGTGATTTTGAAAGCAAGGTTGGATTTTACCACAGAGGCCTGAACCCCTGCTGTGGGGGAATGGTTCATCGGGCAAGAGAGTGTGCCCCAATGGCTTTGTGCGGAGCTTGGCTAAGGATAGCGCCAGCGTCTCAGCATTGTCCTTGGGTGGGCTGGAGTATGCCGGTGAAGTCAGGGGACCACGCCGGCAAGGCGAGGAGAGACCAGGTCTTGCCCCAAATCAGAAAAGACTGAAAACCCTCAAGTGAGGCTTATGATTGCCCTGGCCCTAGCAGAAGTAGGGGGCGGCCGGAAATGGAAGGTGGGGGCGGGAAGGGGCAGAGGTGCAGGCGCTGGCAGGCGGGCCTGGGTGCAGAGGGGAGAGACATGGGAGCTGGGCGGAAACGCTACTCCGGCTGCAGGAGGAGCCCCCGCCTCTCCGTAGGCTGTCCCCGCCTCCTCCAGTCCCTCCACTCCCCAAATCAAGGAAGGCCGTGCAGGTTTCGAGCTCAGCTTTCACTTTCCCTTCCCGCTGCCCACTCCAGGCTCCTCGTGCGGCGCTCAGCCCCCCGCTCTGACCATGGCCACACTGAGGGTCCATCCTGAAGCCCAAGCCAAGGTGAGCGCCGCGGGTTCGAGTAGGGAGGAGAGGCGTTAGAGAGGCGTGGCTCGGAGCGGACCCAGGCTCCGGGGATCGGCCCCCGGCCCCGCATCTTGAGTCGGGGGTCTGCTCCCGAGCCTGCTGCCAGAAGCACCTGATCCCCCTGGGAGTAGGTGAGGCGGCTGTGGTCCAGCGGGGTGAAATGAAGCCGAGAGCTAGTGTGAAGTCTGCTGGCTTGGGGCCCGGACTACACACAGGGACGGGGAGAGGGACTTGCCCCGTCCACCTGAGATCAGCCCTTCCCGAGATCCGTGACTCAGGAAGGGCACATGCCTGTTGTACCCTGCTTCTGCCCACTGGCTgagggttttgttctgtttgagacggggtctctctattatgtagccctggctgtcctggaactcgctatgtagatccGGCTGGGCTCAACAAATTCAGAGACCCAGCTGACTTTacctcgcgagtgctgggattaaaggcattcatgcGGCACCACGCCCGGCCAGAGGGCATTCTTATTTCTCCATATACAACCCCGGTGACTCCAGGAATGTTCTCCCCAAATCCAGTGAACCCCTTGAGGATCCACTGAACTCTCCCCAGATTCAGGTGTGCAGAAAACTACCACACCACCTCAGGCCATCCTATCCAGGGACCCATCTCAATTTCTTCAGGTGTGGCCTTAGGGGGGGATCCACTCCTCTATTCCCCAAGTCAGGCCCTACACCTCCCAAAGGAAATTGTCAAATGAACTGGCCTTAAAAACTAGGTTTCTGAAGGGTTGCCTGTACCCTACAGGTGGATGTGTTCCGTGAAGACCTGTGTAGCAAGGTAAGACCTACCTCATCGGCAACTCCACCTCCGCCCAACTGCTGCTGCTCAGCCCTCCCTCGCTGGGCAGTGTGAGCCCCTACTTCACTGCCTAGGAAAGGACATTTGGTTATGACcccatcctcctcttcccaccacctcacacagacagaaaacCTGCTTGGGAGCTATTTTCCCAAGAAGATCTCAGAACTGGACGCATTCTTAAAGGTACGGGGACCCTGCGCGGACTCCAGAGGAgcctggggatgggggggggtgtgATAAGAGGGACATCTTCATCTCCAGCCCTACCACTAGGAGCCAGCTCTCAATGAAGCCAACCTGAGCAACCTGAAGGCTCCGTTGGACATCCCAGTCCCTGATCCAgccaaggagaaagagaaggaggagcgGAAGAAGCAGCAGGAGGCAAGTTGGGAGACCTGGGAGGAGGTGGGCCAGCCCTAGAGAAAACCGGCCTCagtcctgtcctcccccctcagaaggaagagaaggatgagaagaagaaaggggaagatgaAGACAAAGGTATTGGAAACCCAGAAAGAGACAGGCTTGTGTCTCAGAACTTCCACGGTGCCCTCCACACGCCCCTTTCCAGCCCTCCCAAGCTCAGCCATTAACTGAGCCATGGCACACTCTCTAGGTCCTCCCTGTGGCCCAGTGAACTGCAATGAGAAAATTGTGGACCTCCTGCAGCGCCTAAAGCCTGAGATCAAGGATGTCATCGAGCAACTCAATCTGGTGAGTTCTGCTTTCATCCCTGCCTCGGGCTTTGTCCTCTTGACTCCTGCCAATTAGGACAATGGCACATAGGAGAGGGCAGAGCAAGTGAGCCAGCCTTGGGCTCAACATGGACCTGGCATTCCTCCATCCACTGGGCAGACAAGGGAAGAATAGGAACCTGGGACTtggagtgtgtatgtggaggggaaCGGCGTGGTGATAAAAACCTCGATACCTTCCTTCGCTCCAAGGTCACTACCTGGTTGCAACTGCAGATACCTCGGATAGAGGATGGGAATAATTTTGGAGTGGCCGTCCAGGTAAGAGCACCGCCCCCTCAATCCACAGCCCTCCTGTGTAGTCCACGCTTCCTTCTCACCACCACGTTCTTCCCCAGGAGAAGGTGTTTGAGCTGATGACCAGCCTTCACACCAAGCTGGAGGGCTTCCACACTCAAATCTCTAAGTGAGTTGCACCTCTGCCTTTGGGAACAGGCTGGCTCACTTGCTCTGCCCTCCCTTTCCCGCTGCATTCACACTACATCTGCTTCCCACAGGTACTTCTCCGAGAGGGGAGATGCTGTAGCCAAAGCAGCCAAACAGCCCCACGTGGTAGGTGAGGCCCAGGTCAGGCTGAGCTGGGGAAGAAGACACGTTTCAAGTCAGGACTAACCCTGAGTTTCTGCAGGGTGATTATCGGCagctggtgcatgagctggacgAGGCCGAGTACCAGGACATCCGGCTGATGGTCATGGAGATCCGCAATGCTTatgtgaggagggaagaggagggcaggGGTGGACAGAAGCACCTTTCCCAGGCTATCCGATTTCTGACCAAGCAGACTTGGGGTGGAGGGTGACAAAATCAGCCTTTCCAAAGCTAGAAATGGGACACAGAACCACTGGGGGGGCCCCTGGCTGACCTCCACGACTCCGTGGTCCTATAGGCTGTGTTATATGACATCATCCTGAAGAACTTTGAGAAGCTCAAGAAGCCCCGTGGAGAAACAAAGGGAATGATCTATTGAGGCCCCTCTCTCGTTCTCTGAAGGGCACAACAGAGACCTTCCTGCTCTTCACCAGGAACTCTAGACTGGACCCAATCTTCTTCCTGCTGGGGTTTCTCCcttactctgcctcccaaacacaataaatacatgGTCGCCCACCAGCCCATCTCTTTATTGTACTCTGACCCTCTGGTTCAGGCATGTCCACTGGTGGCAGCACCCCACTGGGTGATTTGAGTGTTAAGCCGCTGGTTGGTCCAGTCCTGCCGAATGTCATCAAGATGGCAGTCGAAGTCCACGAGGTGACGGTGGGCCTGGCCCTCCAGCAGTGCCCCCACCATCTGTCGGGACTCTTCCCAGTCTCTCCACATCActctaaatttaaaacaaaacgtGGAGGTCAAAGAGTGGGGCCACACACAGACGGAAAAGAAGTCACGGGGCAGGACCAAGGACAGAGGAGGCCTGAGGAGTCTCTGACTTCCAAGAAGAGGTAGAGGTGGTGGGACACTCACAAGTTCTTGTCCTTAGGCACCCATCGAAGACCTTGGTTCTCCAGGACAATCACTGGAGGTACACGAGGCCGAGTCACCAGCTTCTTATTATCCAGCTGGGTGGACAAAGGGGCGAGAGTCTCAGGATGCTCTCCTGACTCCCTCCCTCGCCACCTCCCCACTCAAAAGCCAAGCCTCACCATAATAAGCACTGCATCAGGGAAGAATTCTGCAATTCGCCCGGCGATTTTCAAGGCCACAAGCCCAGGGCTGTGTAGGGGGAAGATCAGAGGAGTGAGGAGCCAACCGAGGGCAGACCCAGGTCTCCTCCCAGGTCTCACAGATGCGCACACAGCTGTAGCCTTTCCCTGCAACTGGCCTGGGAGTGTCGGGCCTGCTGGATGCACGGTTGCTTGATGCTTGAATGCTGTGGGAACAGGTGCTCAGATTCTGCCGGGGAGAGCGGAAATCTGAAGTAGGCTTTGGGGAAGGTAATTTGCTTTAATCAtccaaattaaaaacaagaggTCTGGAGcagtggctcaatggttaagagtaccagctactcttccagaggacttgggtttgaatctcagcacctgcatggcagcttacaaccagtcccaggggatcccacGTCCTCTTCcgggggcactgcatgcatgtatacaaacgTATAcaaataagtacacacacacacacacacacacacacacacagtaagggcaaaccacaaaaataaataatttactgGGTGGGATGATAGGGACCAGCAAAAGTAGGGAAGAGGAACAGGGTAGGGCACTAGGGGGaagaattaagaataaaatatgggttgggcggtggtggtgcatgcttttaatcttagcgctcgggaggcagaggcaggcggatctctgagttcaaggccaattccaggacaggctccaaagctacacagagaaaactgtcttgaaaaacaaacaaacaaaaaataaaatatggggctggagagatgggtcagaggttaagagcactggctgttcttccagaggacctgggttcaattcccagcacccacatggcaactcacaactgtctgtaactccagttccaggagatccagcaccctcacacagacatacatgcaggcaaaacaatccacattaaaattaaaagaataaaatgtgggctggggggtggtggcgcatgcctttaatcccagcactcgggaggcagagccaggtggatctctgtgagtttgagtccagcctggtctccaaagtgagttccaggcaaggcaccaaaactacacagagaaaccctgtctcgaaaaacaaacaaaacaaaagaataaagcatgatctggagagacagaggcagggggatctctgtgagtttgaagccagcctggtctacagagcgagatcctggacagccaaggctacacagagaaaccctgtcttgaaaaacaaaaaagtatgtcTGAAAATGCCACAGCGGAACCAATTTCTTTATGTGCTGACTTAAAATAATCTAGGCAGTCCCCAGGAGCCACCATGAGGTTTGGCTGGGTCTGCCCAACTCTCTGAGGCCTGAGTTAGAACCGCCTAACTTTTTTGCTGTTTCTTTTGGATGCTGGTCAGAACCTAAGTGTGCTTCTTCCTGATATCTTgggcttcctttctctttctccacagcTCAGCACTCGCTGCTTCTCTGCGACGAGTGTGGCCTCCATGCTGGTTAGAGGGTATGACTTGAAAGGAGTTTGCTTGCTCTGGGTCTTTTCAACTCGAATAAAACTGTCCTTGagttttcaaaatgattttgttAATGATTAATGACCCTGATTTTCCCTGAGTCATCCGGCCACTGTCATCAAAACAGACCCAAGTGACACTTATAATGGTGGGCCTTCAGAGACCCTCCCACCTTcctactgcacacacacagcttcaaGAGACGTCTCAGGGCTCTAACAACTTGTCAGGTGGCCTTACGGGGCAAATCTGAACCTTGCTCCTGACTGCTTAGATATGCATAAACTTGTCTCTCTACTTAAACTTGAAACTTTAATCTCTTTGTGACCCAGAAGACAGACTTGGGAAAAGTAGCGTTGTCTCGTTGGATCTCTTTGACCTCTTTCTAGTATGGCCATATTAAAcgtatctttttttcctttc
The nucleotide sequence above comes from Peromyscus maniculatus bairdii isolate BWxNUB_F1_BW_parent chromosome 9, HU_Pman_BW_mat_3.1, whole genome shotgun sequence. Encoded proteins:
- the Psme1 gene encoding proteasome activator complex subunit 1 — translated: MATLRVHPEAQAKVDVFREDLCSKTENLLGSYFPKKISELDAFLKEPALNEANLSNLKAPLDIPVPDPAKEKEKEERKKQQEKEEKDEKKKGEDEDKGPPCGPVNCNEKIVDLLQRLKPEIKDVIEQLNLVTTWLQLQIPRIEDGNNFGVAVQEKVFELMTSLHTKLEGFHTQISKYFSERGDAVAKAAKQPHVGDYRQLVHELDEAEYQDIRLMVMEIRNAYAVLYDIILKNFEKLKKPRGETKGMIY
- the Emc9 gene encoding ER membrane protein complex subunit 9, which gives rise to MGEVEISARAYGKMCLHASRYPYAAVNGLLLAPAPRSGECLCLTDCVPLFHSHLALSVMLEVALNQVDVWGAQAGLVVAGYYHANAALDDQSPGLVALKIAGRIAEFFPDAVLIMLDNKKLVTRPRVPPVIVLENQGLRWVPKDKNLVMWRDWEESRQMVGALLEGQAHRHLVDFDCHLDDIRQDWTNQRLNTQITQWGAATSGHA